Proteins encoded together in one Porites lutea chromosome 2, jaPorLute2.1, whole genome shotgun sequence window:
- the LOC140928254 gene encoding heparan sulfate glucosamine 3-O-sulfotransferase 3B1-like has protein sequence MAAWLDGRKVCVALPLAGLLSFCLYSMMLTEPKRRIKQIHYAAQDDENLFDLDNDVNNSFNEFKPPTHLRYSSAGKNATESSMSDKLERRPRKRLPNAIIIGVRKGGTRALLEFLKLHPKIKACSTEAHFFDVEENYQFGLDWYRQKMPKSLPGDITIEKTPAYFVTDKVPERVQQMSTNVKLIVTLRDPTERAISDYVQISTKKRKRPQSFEEFITQGKEQKILKTSTKTVQIGVYVKHLRNWLKYFPLSQLHFVSMEEMKVNPAKELQAVEKFLDIEPFIKKEHFYINESKHFPCVTFPDKKKSEKAGCLSETKGRPHPTVRNDIRTLLQNYYRPYNLELYKEAQRDFHWP, from the coding sequence ATGGCAGCGTGGTTGGACGGACGGAAAGTTTGCGTCGCTCTTCCTCTCGCAGGGCTGCTGTCTTTTTGCCTTTACAGTATGATGTTAACTGAGCCAAAAAGGCGGATTAAACAGATACACTACGCCGCCCAAGATGACGAGAATTTGTTTGACTTGGACAATGATGTAAACAATTCCTTCAACGAATTTAAGCCACCTACTCACTTACGGTACTCCTCTGCTGGAAAAAATGCAACAGAAAGTAGCATGAGTGACAAACTTGAACGAAGGCCTCGAAAGCGTCTCCCAAATGCAATTATTATTGGTGTCAGGAAAGGAGGGACTAGAGCacttttggaatttttaaaacTGCACCCTAAGATTAAAGCGTGTTCAACAGAGGCTCATTTTTTTGACGTTGAGGAGAATTATCAGTTCGGGCTTGACTGGTATAGGCAAAAAATGCCTAAATCTTTGCCAGGGGATATAACCATCGAGAAAACGCCGGCTTATTTTGTGACTGATAAAGTGCCTGAGCGAGTGCAGCAAATGTCAACGAATGTCAAGCTTATTGTCACCCTTCGCGACCCAACAGAAAGGGCGATTTCAGATTATGTCCAAATTTCTACGAAGAAGCGTAAAAGGCCACAGTCGTTTGAGGAATTCATTACTCAGGGTAAAGAGCAAAAGATTCTGAAAACGTCAACTAAGACAGTACAAATTGGAGTGTACGTAAAACATTTGAGAAACTGGTTGAAGTATTTTCCTCTGTCGCAACTACATTTTGTCAGCATGGAGGAGATGAAAGTCAATCCGGCCAAGGAACTGCAAGCAGTAGAAAAGTTTCTTGACATCGAGCCTTTTATCAAGAAGGAGCACTTTTATATCAACGAAAGCAAACATTTTCCATGTGTTACTTTTCCTGACAAGAAGAAAAGCGAAAAGGCAGGGTGTTTGTCGGAGACGAAAGGAAGACCACACCCTACTGTGAGAAATGATATCCGCACTCTTTTGCAAAACTATTATCGGCCTTATAACTTGGAACTATATAAGGAAGCGCAAAGAGATTTTCACTGGCCATAG
- the LOC140928255 gene encoding tubulin beta-4B chain-like has product MREIVHLQAGQCGNQIGTKFWEVITDEHGIDPTGSYHGDSDLQLERINVYFNEVTGGKYVPRACLLDLEPGTMDAVRSGPLGQIFRPDNFVFGQNGTGNNWAKGHYTEGAELIDTVLDVVRKEAEGCDCLQGFQLTHSLGGGTGSGMGTLLISKIKEDYPDKINNTFSVVPSPKVSDTVVEPYNATLSVHQLVENTDETFCIDNEALHDICFRTMKLTTPTYGDLNHLVSATMSGVTTCLRFPGQLNSDLRKLAVNMVPFPRLHFFMPGFAPLTSRGSQQYQALTVPELIQQMFDAKNMMAACDPRHGRYLTVAAMFRGRISMKEVDEQMLNVQNKNSSYFVEWIPNNVKTAVCDIPPRGLKMSGTFVGNCTAIQELFKRISEQFTAMFRRKAFMHWYTGEGMDEMEFTEAESNVHDLVSEYQQYQDATIEEDGEFEEEEEEEGEVA; this is encoded by the exons ATGCGGGAAATCGTCCATCTTCAAGCTGGGCAATGCGGTAACCAAATTGGCACAAAG TTTTGGGAGGTCATTACAGACGAGCACGGCATCGATCCAACTGGCTCGTATCATGGAGATTCTGACCTTCAATTGGAAAGGATCAATGTGTACTTCAATGAAGTTACAG GTGGAAAATATGTTCCAAGAGCTTGCCTCCTCGATTTGGAACCAGGCACAATGGATGCAGTGCGATCGGGTCCTTTGGGGCAAATCTTCAGGCCCGACAACTTTGTTTTCG GACAAAATGGTACGGGAAATAACTGGGCAAAAGGGCATTACACTGAAGGAGCCGAGCTTATAGATACTGTACTCGATGTTGTCCGCAAGGAAGCAGAGGGCTGTGATTGTCTTCAAGGATTTCAGCTCACACACTCTTTGGGCGGTGGAACCGGCTCTGGAATGGGAACGCTGCTCATTTCAAAGATAAAAGAAGATTATCCCGACAAAATCAATAATACATTCAGCGTTGTACCATCACCCAAAGTATCGGATACCGTTGTTGAACCTTACAACGCCACACTGTCGGTTCATCAGTTGGTCGAGAACACTGATGAAACATTCTGCATCGACAATGAAGCTCTACACGATATATGCTTCAGAACTATGAAGCTCACGACACCAACTTATGGCGACTTGAACCATCTTGTCTCAGCTACGATGAGCGGTGTTACGACTTGTCTTCGCTTTCCCGGACAG TTAAACTCTGACCTCAGGAAACTGGCCGTTAATATGGTTCCTTTTCctcgtcttcacttctttatgCCTGGATTTGCCCCCCTCACCAGCAGAGGATCGCAGCAATACCAAGCACTAACAGTGCCAGAACTAATTCAGCAGATGTTTGATGCCAAGAACATGATGGCTGCATGTGATCCAAGGCATGGTCGTTATCTGACGGTGGCCGCCATGTTTCGTGGCCGAATATCCATGAAGGAAGTGGATGAACAGATGCTGAATGTTCAGAATAAGAACAGTTCCTACTTTGTGGAGTGGATCCCCAACAACGTCAAGACCGCGGTCTGTGACATCCCTCCTCGTGGACTGAAGATGTCTGGTACTTTCGTTGGCAACTGCACCGCTATACAGGAGCTGTTCAAACGAATTAGCGAGCAGTTTACTGCTATGTTTAGGCGAAAAGCTTTCATGCATTGGTACACTGGTGAGGGAATGGATGAGATGGAATTTACCGAG GCCGAATCTAACGTGCATGACCTTGTGTCAGAGTACCAGCAATACCAAGACGCTACAATTGAGGAGGATGGCGAgtttgaagaagaagaggaagaagaaggtGAAGTGGCATAA